The sequence CGCTCCGCCTGCTCCAAAAACAAAACCGGATGTGGAAAAAACGCGTAAATACGAAGCTCGGTTAGATGTAGAAGGCTTGATTCAACGTGCAATGGAAGGATTAGTTATTTCAAAAATCAAAGTGGGAGACACTTTAGAAGAACAGCAAAAAGAAGCTTTTTCTGATTTGCTTTAAGCTCAAAAAGCCTGAACTTTAATTGGTTCAGGCTTTTTTGTGTTTGAGGAGAAAATGTCATCGGGAGTATAGGAAAAAGAAGTACGTTAATCATTTCGTTTCAATTCAATAGGAATTTTATTGAGAAATAGATTAACCATATGAAATTGAATGTGATGTTAATCACAAAAAGATTGAGTTTATGCAATTGTAATGATATGATGCAAAGAGAAAGGGTGCAAAAGAGGAGGGCTTTTAGTGAAAGAGGAACAAATGGGAAGTCAGATTCCAAAAGCAACAGCCAGAAGAATGCCTATTTATTATCGTTGTTTAAAAAAGTTGCAAGATAGCGGAGTAAAGCGAATAAAATCAAATGAAATCAGTCAGTTAACGCAGATTCCTTCTGCAACTATTCGACGTGATTTTTCTCATTTCGGGGAATTAGGCAGAAGCGGATACGGTTATGAGGTAGATTATGTTACAAAAGTATTTAATGAGTTATTGAATGTGAATAAAATCATTAAGATTGCTTTAATCGGAGTTGGAAACCTTGGGAAAGCGTTAATCGAAAATAATTTCCGTAGAGATCAAAATTTGAAAATTACATGCGGCTTCGAGAAATGTGAAGAGAATTCCGGCAAAATATTATCAGGAGTTCCGGTTTATTCGATTGATCAGATGAAAGAAGTGTTACTAAGAGAAGAAATTCATGTGGCCATCTCTACGGTCCCTAGCGAATTTTCTCAAGAGGCAGTAGAGATGTTGGTAGATGGAGGGATTACGGCGATATTAAATTTTGCTCCAGGAAGGGTTAATGTGCCGGAACACGTGGATATCCGGTATATTGACTTAACCAGTGAAATTTTAACGTTGGTTTGTTACAATGACTGGCTGCTTCATCCAGTAGTTAAATAGGTATTCGCTTTGTAGTTAGTGAAGCAATTAAAATGGTAAAGGTTGCATTTTTCTTTCCAGCCAGCGTATACTAAAGAAGTAGGTTTATATATGAATAGGAGCGATATACATGGAAATCACAAGAAAAGGCACTCCTTTTAAAGTTGAAGGCACGCAACCCGCAGTGGGAGAACAAGCACCGGATTTTTCAGTGAAAAATTTAAAAGATGAGACCATTGAATTGAAACAATTTAACGGAAAAGTTGTTTTAATCAGTGTCGTACCGGACATTGATACACGTGTTTGTGCGGTTCAAACGAAAGCTTTCAATTCAGCAGCAAGTGCTATCGAAGGCGTACAGTTAATGACGATCTCAACAAATACAAAAGAACAACAAGAAAATTGGTGTGCTGGAGAAGGTATCGAAATGGAGATGTTGCACGATACGGATGCTTCTTTCGGCAAAGCATACGGTTTATTTGTCCCTGAAATGAATGTATTAGCGCGTTCTGTGTTTGTAATCGATGCAAGCGGAAAATTAATCTACAAAGAAATCGTATCTGAAATGGTTGATGAACCAAACTATGACAAAGCTATTGAAGTTGCAAAAGCTGCTCGTTGAGTTTAATTCCGAATTATAAAATACAGGATTGAATTACCACCTTTTCAATGCTAAAATAAGACATACTTAAAAGCGATGAACAAGAAGAGTAATGTTATTTTTGGTTTAATAGAGAAAAGAACAGATGGTGGGAGTTCTTAACCGAAATAAGATGAAGGTAGCTTGGGAGCTGACAGGGTGAAGAAAGAGTAACCTTGTACGGAGTGACGTTACGTTAAAAACGTGAAGAGAGAGGTATATTCGGGAATAACGAATATGCAAACTAGGTGGTACCGCGAATTCTAAAGCATTCGTCCTAATGATTATACATTAGGATGGGTGCTTTTTTTGTCGTTTTATATAATAGCAGCTTTAAAAAAATGAAAAAGGGGTTAAGGGACATGGCAGATGAACTGAAGATGGCGACAAAATATCAACCAAAAGAAGTTGAAGCAGGCCGCTATGAAAAATGGTTAGAAAAAGATTTGTTTAAACCAAGTGGAGACAAAACAAAGCAACCTTACTCTATTGTTATACCTCCGCCAAATGTTACTGGAAAACTTCATTTAGGGCATGCGTGGGATACAGCTTTGCAAGACATCATTATTCGACAAAAACGCATGCAAGGCTACGATACTTTGTGGTTGCCTGGAATGGATCACGCTGGAATTGCGACTCAGGCAAAAGTAGAAGAAAAATTAGCAGAAAAAGGCATTTCTCGCTATGATTTAGGTCGTGAAAAATTTATTGAAACGGTCTGGGATTGGAAAGAAGAATATGCAGAGGTTATCCGCCAACAATGGGCTAAAGTTGGAATATCAGTTGATTACAGCCGCGAGCGTTTTACATTAGATGACGGCTTGTCAGAAGCCGTAAAAAAAGTTTTCGTTACAATGTATGAAAAGAAACTGATTTATCGCGGCGAGTATATTATCAACTGGGATCCAAAAGCTAAAACAGCTTTATCAGATATTGAAGTGATCCATAAAGACGTTGAAGGAGCTTTTTACCACATGAGCTACCCGTTGTCCGATGGCAGCGGTGTTGTTGAAATTGCTACTACTCGTCCTGAAACAATGTTAGGCGATACTGCAATTGCTGTGCATCCTGAAGATGAACGTTACCAGCAATTAATTGGGAAAACTGTTTTATTACCGTTAATGAACCGTGAAATACCGATTGTTGCTGATGAATACGTTGAAAAGGACTTTGGTACAGGGGTTGTTAAGATCACCCCTGCCCATGACCCTAATGACTTTGAAGTCGGGAACCGTCATGATTTGCCGCGTGTCAACGTGATGCATGAAGATGGAACGATGAATGAGCTGGCTGGCAAGTATGCTGGAATGGATCGATTTGCAGCTCGTAAAGCAGTTGTTAAAGATCTGGAAGCAGAAGGTCATTTAATCAAAATTGAAAAAATGGTTCACAGTGTCGGACATTCTGAACGTACAGGAGTAGTAGTCGAACCGCGTTTATCAACACAATGGTTTGTTAAAATGGAGTCTTTAGCAAAAGAAGCGATAGACAATCAAGAAACAGATAACAAAGTGTCTTTTGTCCCTGATCGTTTTGAGAATACGTATATGCGTTGGATGGAAAATGTTCACGATTGGGTTATTTCACGTCAACTATGGTGGGGACATCGAATTCCGGCTTGGTACCATAAGACGACTGGCGAATTGTATGTCGGCATGGAAGCGCCGGAAAACAGCGAGGATTGGGTTCAAGATCCGGATGTATTGGACACTTGGTTTAGCTCAGCTTTATGGCCGTTTTCAACAATGGGCTGGCCAGATGAAGAAGCGGAAGATTTTAAACGGTACTTCCCAACGGACACATTGGTTACAGGCTACGACATTATTTTCTTCTGGGTCAGCCGGATGATTTTCCAGAGTTTGGAATTTACTGGAAAAAGACCGTTTAAGAACGTTTTGATTCATGGTCTGATTCGCGATGAAGAGGGACGCAAAATGAGTAAGTCATTAGGCAATGGGATTGATCCGATGGATGTGATCGATCAATATGGTGCAGATGCACTGCGCTGGTTCTTATCGAACGGATCTTCTCCTGGTCAAGATGTGCGTTTCAGTTACGATAAAATGGACGCTGCTTGGAACTTCATCAATAAAATTTGGAACGCTAGTCGTTTCGCATTGATGAATATGGAAAACTTTACTGTTGAGCAAATAGATTTGACTGGTGAAAAAACCGTTGCGGATCGCTGGATTTTAACTAAATTAAATGAAACCATTCAAAAAGTCACTGATACGTCTGAACGTTTTGAGTTCGGCGAAGCCGGTCGGATTTTGTATCATTTTATTTGGGATGATTTTTGTGACTGGTACATTGAAATGAGTAAGGAAGTATTGTTTGGCGAAAATGAAACAGCCAAACAAACGACTAGAAGTATTTTGGCTCATGTTTTAGATCAAACGTTACGCCTGCTGCACCCGATTATGCCATTCGTGACGGAAGAAATTTGGGAAAACATCCCCCACGAAGGCGAGTCGCTAGTGATTGCGGATTATCCGGTAGTACGTCCAGAATTATCTGATGAAGCGGCTACTAAAGGAATGGATATTTTGATGGAATTGATTCGTTCGGTTCGAAATATTCGTTCAGAAGTGAATACGCCTTTATCAAAACCGATTGAACTGATGATCAAAACCAATGACGAAACAGCAGAACAGTTCTTAAAAGAAAATGTTTCGTATATTGAACGTTTCTGCAACCCGGAAGTTCTAACCATTTCCAGTAACGTAGAAGCTCCTGAAACAGCGATGAGCGCTGTTATTACAGGCGCTGAAATTTATCTGCCGCTAGCAGGTTTGATCAACTTAGAGGAAGAAATTGCCCGTCTTGAAAAAGAGTTGGTTAAGTGGGACAAAGAAGTTAAACGTGTCAAAGGAAAATTATCAAATGCTAAGTTTGTTGATAATGCTCCAGAAGCTGTAGTAGCAGCTGAAAAAACTAAAGAAGCTGAATACCTTGAAAAACATGCCATTGTATCAGAGCGAATCGGTGTGCTGAAAGCTCAGCTTTAATCGAATGTACAAACTAAAGAGCTGTCGCCTCTGTATTATTTATGAGGACGCCAGCTCTTTTTAAATGTATTCTTTTAGAAGAGTAGTCTATAATAAGTAGTGGAATAAGCATTAAAAGAACGGTGGGATAAGAGATGTTTAAAACTTATGAAGAAGCTTTGAGCTGGATTCATGGAACGAGTGTTTTCGGGATGAAGCCAGGGCTGAAACGAATGGAATGGATGTTAAAACGACTCGGTCACCCGGATAAAAAAATAAAAGCCATTCATGTAGCAGGAACGAGTGTTTTCGGGATGAAGCCAGGGCTGAAACGAATGGAATGGATGTTAAAACGACTCGGTCACCCGGATAAAAAAATAAAAGCCATTCATGTAGCAGGAACAAATGGCAAAGGGTCGACCGTTACTTTTTTAAGAAATATGCTAGAAGCGAATGGACAAGTGGTCGGTACGTTCACTTCTCCTTATATTAAAACATTTAACGAGCGCATCAGCGTGAACGGAGAGCCGATTTCAGATGAAGAAATTTTGCGGTTAGCAAATATTGTCTACCCTCTAACCTTAGAACTTGAAGCAACAGAGTTTGGCGGACCGAGTGAATTTGAAATTATCACCACGATGATGTTTCTTTATTTTGGTGAAGGTCATGCAGATGTAGTGATTGTCGAAGTAGGGTTAGGAGGATTGTTGGATTCGACCAATGTAGTGGTCCCGATTGTTTCAGCGATCACGACTATTGGATTGGATCACACGAAAATTTTAGGCGAGACTTTGCCTGAGATTGCTTTGCAAAAAGCGGGCATTATCAAGCCGGGAGTTCCGGTCGTCACAGGAAATATTCCTGAAGAAGCGATGCAAGTCATTGAAAAATACGCTGAGGAGCAAGGAAGCGAAATTGAACGATTTAGCCATGATTTCAGTGTCTCGAAGTGGCAGACATTGCCTACCTGGGGAGAACAGTTTACATTTGAAGATGAACACATTTATTTAAATCAACTTCAAATCGAAATGCTGGGAAAACACCAAATTGAAAATGCGGCTGTGGCTATTGAAACATTACGCATTTACAGCCATAAAACGGGATTAGCGGTGAGCCATGAAGCGATGCGCCGCGGGTTAAAGCAAGCTTTTTGGCCGGGAAGAATGGAAAAAATCAATGACGAGCCGTTAATGATTTTAGACGGAGCTCATAATGAGCCTGCTATTCGACGATTAGCCGAAACGATCAAGCATGATTTTAGCCAGCAAGAAATTTATTTGATTTTCGCTGCTCTACGCGATAAAGCGCTTGGCCCGATGCTTGATGTATTGACAGAGCTTCCGAATGTTCACTTAGTGTTAACAAGTTTTGATTTTCCTAGAGCAGCAACAATCGATGACTTAAGCAGCTATGCCGATTCAAGAACAATAATGAAGGAACAATGGCAAGAAGCCTTGGTGGATACAATGAAAGAAATGGACGAGAGTGACATTGTTTTGATCACGGGTTCCTTGTATTTTATTTCAGAAGTTAGGCAGACTTTACTAGATTCAACTGAGGAATAAGGGGGTGGGGAGAATGGAGCAAGTGAAAGCTGTTATTTTTGATATGGATGGTCTGATGTTTGATACAGAAATAATGTATTATCAAGCAAACAAAGAAGTAGCAGATCGTATAGGGTTAGATTTTACGTATGATTATTATGCTCAGTATATTGGAATGTCTGATGAAGAGCTGCATCGTAATCTTTACTTAGACTATGAAGATGAAGCTAAAGTGACTCAACTTATCAAAGAAAGCAGCGATATGCTTTTTGACATCATAAAAAAGGATGGGCTGATCAAGAAACCTGGCTTATTGGAATTGCTTGAGTACTTAGAGGAAAATCAGATCAAAAAAGTAGTCGCTTCTAGCAACATTAAAACAGTTGTTTCATTCTTTTTAGAACACGGGAATGTACACAAATATTTTGACTGCTTTATAGGCGGCGATGAAGTAAGACGTGCAAAACCTGATCCTGAGATTTTTGAAAAAGCTTGGGAAAGATTAGGTGTTGCAAAAGAGCATACGATCATCTTAGAAGATTCAATGAATGGAATCCGAGCTGCTTATGATGCAGAAATCAATGTTATTATGGTACCCGATTTGTTTCAACCTGACCATGAAGCTAAACAAAAAGCATTTGCTATTTGTGATGATTTACTTCAAGTAAAAGAGTTCATTGCTGAAAAGAACAGTTTTGTGAAGCTTTAAAAGCAGCCCTATCGTACTGCTGAATAAAAGAAATAAAAAAAATCTCCTCTCTGCGCGGATAATATATTCGTGAAGAAGAGGAGGTTTTTTTATGACAGAAAACGTAACTAGTTTAGTGAATGAAGTACCGGTTTTTTCGAGGCCAAGAGAACGTTTGGAAATTTATGGAGAAAAAGCTTTAGCTAATCATGAATTATTGGCCATTTTACTGAGGACAGGTATCAAAGGAACGAATGTGATGACATTAGCTATGGAAGTTCTAAATTCATTTGAAGATTTGTATTTTCTGAAAACAGCTTCAATAGAAGAATTAATGGCAATCTCTGGTATTGGGAAAATAAAAGCTGTTGAAGTAAAAGCGGCCATTGAATTAGGCGTACGGATTTCTCAAGCATCTCAAATCAAAATCGGCCAAATCACTTCCAGCCGTAAAGCGGGAGAAATGCTGCTAGGCGAGATGCGTGATTTGCAGCAAGAGCATGTTATTGTGCTGTATCTAAATACTAAAAATGAAATCATAAAAAAAGAAACGATTTTTATTGGAGGACTTAATTCAAGTGTCGCGCATCCCCGCGAGATTTTTAGAGGTGCTGTCCGGTTTTCAGCAGCTCGTATGATCGTTGGCCATAATCATCCTTCGGGAAATCCGACTCCATCCGAAGCTGATATTTTATTTACTAAGCGTATGTTTGAATGTGGAGAATTAATGGGGATCGAATTGCTGGATCATATCATTATAGGGCAAGAAAGCTACATAAGCTTAAAAGAATTAGAAGTATTTTAAATGAAGCTTACAAACTCATGGTTCAGCTAATGAAGACTCTTTCCAGTTGCAGGCAGGGAAATGAAATTAGTTTTGAAAAAGGCTTGTCATAAGAAAATAACCATGTTATACTTATTTTAAGTTTTTGTTTAGGTATAAGAAAAGAATTGTTTCATAACATTCCAATTCGTACCGTTAGCAAGAATTAACAAATGTGCAAAACGCACGAGGAGGATATTTTATTATGGAACAAGGTACAGTAAAATGGTTTAACGCAGAAAAAGGTTTTGGCTTTATCGAACGCGACGGTGGAGATGACGTATTCGTACATTTCTCAGCTATCCAAGGAGACGGCTTCAAATCTTTAGAAGAAGGACAAGCAGTAACTTTCGACGTTGAAGAAGGAAACCGTGGACCTCAAGCAGCAAACGTAAACAAAGCTTAATTTAACTTAAAATTAAAACTTATAAGAACTTAGCGTAAATCGCTAAGTTCTTTTTTCTATTTCTAATAAAAGGAAGATTAACAGTGATGCAGAATTAGCTTGCTATTGTTTTTAGTCCATGCTATACTTAACTTAAGTTTTTGTTAGGTAAAAGAAAAGAATTGTTTCAAAAGACATTCCAATTCGTACCGTTAGCAAGAATATTATATTTGTGCAAAATGCACGAGGAGGAATTTCATTATGGAACAAGGTACAGTAAAATGGTTTAACGCAGAAAAAGGTTTTGGCTTTATCGAACGCGACGGTGGAGATGACGTATTCGTACATTTCTCAGCTATCCAAGGAGACGGCTTCAAATCTTTAGAAGAAGGACAAGCAGTAACTTTCGACGTTGAAGAAGGAAACCGCGGACCTCAAGCAGCAAACGTAAACAAAGCTTAATTTAACTTAAAATTAAATTGATAAGAACTTGGCGTAAATCGCTAAGTTCTTTTTTTTATTTATTTAATAAAGCGTTTTACTTGTGGAAAATAAAATGCTGTGATAAAATGAATTTAGCATTTTGTTGGAGGTAGAAAAAAGAATTGTCTCAAAACATTCCGATTCGTACCGTTAACAAAAATGTCAAATATATAGTGTTTAACGCACGAGGAGGATATTTTATTATGGAACAAGGTACAGTAAAATGGTTTAATGCAGAAAAAGGTTTTGGTTTTATCGAACGTGAAGACGGAGACGACGTATTCGTACACTTCTCAGCTATCCAAGGAGAAGGATTCAAATCTCTAGAAGAAGGACAAGCAGTAACTTTCGACGTTGAAGAAGGAAACCGTGGACCTCAAGCAGCAAACGTAAATAAAGCTTAATTTAACTTAAAATTAAAACTTATAAGAACTTAGCGTAAACCGCTAAGTTCTTTTTTAACGTTTCTAAAAAATACCTGTAAAACGACTTGATCATGGTTGTACTTGCTAAGTAAAAAAAAACGTGTTATACTGGTCTTAAGTTTTTGTGAGGTAACAGATAAGAATTGTTTCATAACATTCCAATTCGTACCGTTAGCAAGAATTAACAAATGTGCAAAACGCACGAGGAGGATATTTTATTATGGAACAAGGTACAGTAAAATGGTTTAACGCAGAAAAAGGTTTTGGTTTTATCGAACGTGAAGACGGAGACGACGTATTCGTACACTTCTCAGCTATCCAAGGAGAAGGATTCAAATCTCTAGAAGAAGGACAAGCAGTAACTTTCGACGTTGAAGAAGGAAACCGTGGACCTCAAGCAGCAAACGTAAACAAAGCTTAATTAAATTTAAACTTTGCAAAAGACTTGGCATTTATTGCCAGGTTTTTTTTTATTGTTTTATTATAATAAAGAGCTATTTGGGAAATCGATCATCGGTTTATCAATAAATAAAAATGAATAGAAAGCAAAGCGCTTTCTGCCAAAACTATATCAGCATTATTCGTTGTACCCATAATGGGATATTGATTTTAACTTAAATTTCTATTAAAATAAGAGAATATTTAATGTTATGAACAGGAAAATAAAGTATGATGGTTTCTGATAAGGCAATATAACCTTTTTTTTGTTATACTGTTTTAGAGTCTGACAAGTAATCAAATGTAAAACGTATGGTTTCTGAGAAATTTAGACTGTTAGACTGACTTGAGAGGATGAAATAATGTGTTTAGATTTGGAAATAAAGACATCGGTATTGATTTAGGAACAGCGAATACAAATGTATTTGTAGATGGCAAAGGTATTGTCTTAAGAGATCCTTCAGTAGTTGCAAAAGATATCAATACTGGAGAAATCGTAGCCGTTGGTGAAGATGCAAGAAACATGATCGGAAGAACACCAGGTTCGATTGTTGCTATTAGACCTATGAAAAATGGTGTGATTGCAGATTATGATACCACTGCTGCAATGATGAAATATTACATTGAAAAAGCAATCGGCAAAACGACTTCTAAGCCATATGTAATGGTTTGTGTGCCAAGCGGTGTAACAGAAGTTGAAAAACGTGCGGTGATCGATGCAACTAGAATGGCTGGGGCTAAGGATGCCTTTATTCTTGAAGAACCTTTTGCTGCTGCAGTCGGTGCGGGCTTACCGGTAATGGATCCAACGGGTAGTATGGTAGTCGATATTGGTGGCGGTACGACTGATGTAGCTACTATTGCGCTTGGCGGAATAGTGAGCAGCCGTTCGATTCGTTTAGCAGGAGACAGCATGGACGATGGAATTATCCACTATATCCGTAAGAAATATAACTTGCTGATTGGTGAGCGGACAGCTGAACAGATTAAAATAGAAATTGGTTGTGCATCAATCGAAAAAGCTGCAGAATACGGGAAAATGGATGTCCGTGGGCGCGACTTGTTGACTGGACTACCGCAAACGATTGAGGTGCCAGCAATTGATGTGGCGGAAGCCATCAAAGAAGTCGTTGACGGAATTGTAAGTGCAGTAAGAGAAACACTAGAAGAAACACCACCAGAAATCTCAGCAGACGTCATTGATCATGGTATCGTTTTAACCGGTGGGGGAGCTTTACTTAAAAATATGAGTGATGTGATCGCTGATGAAACGGATGTTCCAGTCTTTGTAGCAAACGATCCATTGGATTGTGTGGCTTTAGGTACTGGAGAATCACTTAAGCATATGAACCTCTATAAAAAGAAAAGAAATAGATAGCTAAAAATAACATGACGTAAAAATGATGCGGGCGGTATTTTGCTTCCCGCATCGTTTCGTTTGAAATGATAACCTGGTAAAATACTAAGTTATTTTGTTTAAGTTATGGTAAAATAGAAAAAGCCTGAAGAATTAATGAGGTGAGAATTTGAATCAGTTTTTTTCAAACAAAAAGCTAATTATACTGTTGGTGAGTGTTATAGTTTGTTTAGGTCTTATTGCATTTTCCATTACAGGAAATGGTAAGACTCCAGTAGTTCAAAAGTTTACCAACGATATTACGGCGATTACAGGCCGAGTGTTAGCTAAACCGACCAATGCCGTTGTTAATTTTATTGAGGCAGTGGATGACTTGAAAAACACCTATAAAGAAAACCAGCTGTTGAAATCAAAGATCGATCGTTTATACGAAACAGAAGTTGAGTTGAGCGATTTAAAACAAGATAATCAAAAAATGAAAGAACAATTGGAACTACAAGATACGCTTTCAAATTACCAAAAAATCAATGGTACGGTCATTAGTCGAAATCCAGATAATTGGATTGATCAAGTCGTAGTGGATCGAGGAAGTCAAAGCGGTATAACAATTGGGTTATCTGTCATGGCGGATAATGGTTTGATTGGGCGGGTGATAGAAGTGAGTCCAACAAGCTCAAAAGTTCAATTGATAACAACATTAGACCAAAATAATAATCGGGTCGCTGCTTCGGTTTCTTCTGAAGAGGGCTTTGTTCATGGTGTCATCAATGGGTATGATGCCGAGACTAACCGATTGATCATGAAACAAATAACAACAGACGTAACATTGAAGACTGGAGATCAAGTGATGACTTCTGGACTTGGAGGTGTGTCGCCAAGTTCGTTGTTGATTGGAACGGTTGATGAAGTTAAATTAGATGCTCATGGGTTATCTCAAGAAGCTTATGTTACTCCTGCGTCAGACTTGAATGATATCCGTTATGTGACTTTTATTCAACGGACAGCTGAAAGTGGTGAATAATATGAATGAACAATGGAAAGTAAAGGTTTTTGCACCCTTACTGATTTTCTTTGGCTTCTTAATGGATGGACTGCTCTCAGGTGTTTTTTCTGAACAATTATATGGGGGAACGGGAGTCATGGTTCCTAGATTAATCGTTCTTATTTTTATTTTGATGTCTTTTTATCTGCCAAGGAATAAGATGATTCTTTATGCTGTTATTTTTGGATTGCTTTACGATAGTTACTATGTGGGAATTTTGGGTATTTACGTTGCTGCTTTTCCATTAATTGTTTATATTACAGAGAAATTAAAAAGAGTGTTGAATCCCAATCCGATTGTTGTCGGAATGATGGTCATCATCAACTTAAGCCTTTTAGAATTTATACTTTATGAATTTTATAAAGTTTTAAGTTTTACTACACTCGATACGTCTACTTTTATGGCTAGTCGTTTAGGGCCAACATTGCTGTTAAATCTCGTATTCTTTATCCTAGTATTTTATCCATTAAAAAAAATGATACTAAAAATGATTGAAAATTAAAACGATGGAAGACTCATTCGTTATCGAGCTGATAGGAGTTGTTAAAGTGAAACAAAGTGTGACATTAAAAGGGAATAAAGATGGCTTTGTATTAACCTTGGATGAATCGGCTTCTTTTGCTACAATCATTGAAGAATTAGAACAATTATTGGAACACATCAAGGCAGAAGCTAAAAAACCGGATCCGAAGAAAGAAGCTAAAGAAGAACCGTCAAAAGAAAAAAAAGAAATCTATTTAGAAATTTTCTCTGGCAATCGGTTGTTGACAGACAAAGAAAAAGAGTTGCTGACAGAAAAAATAAAAAGCAACAGTCAGTTTGTAATCAAGAAGTTTAATTCAGCTGTGGTTACATATGAGAGTGCTCTTGCTTGGCAAGAAGCTGTTAGTTTACAGATGGAAATCCAAACGATCCGCAGCGGCCAAGTGCTTCAAGCACCTGGAGATATTCTTTTTGTCGGGAAAGTCCACCCTGGCGGAGTTATTCGTGCAAACGGCAGCATCTTTATTATTGGAGAACTACATGGTATCGCACACGCAGGTTTTGAAGGGAATGCAGCTGCAGTTGTAGTAGCAGATTTTCACACGAGTGCACAAGTGCGAATAGCAGACAATGTACAGATTATTGAGAATCAATCTATAGCAGATGCTGCAATCAAGAAAAACGAATTTGCATTTATCAATGATTTACATATCTTGGATTTTGAATCTTTAGATCAATTGAGAAAAATGCGACCGAATTTAGGTAAAGTGACAGGGGGATTAATATAATGGGTACAGCAATTGTCATTACTTCTGGAAAAGGTGGCGTGGGAAAAACAACGTCTA is a genomic window of Carnobacterium sp. CP1 containing:
- a CDS encoding septum site-determining protein MinC; its protein translation is MKQSVTLKGNKDGFVLTLDESASFATIIEELEQLLEHIKAEAKKPDPKKEAKEEPSKEKKEIYLEIFSGNRLLTDKEKELLTEKIKSNSQFVIKKFNSAVVTYESALAWQEAVSLQMEIQTIRSGQVLQAPGDILFVGKVHPGGVIRANGSIFIIGELHGIAHAGFEGNAAAVVVADFHTSAQVRIADNVQIIENQSIADAAIKKNEFAFINDLHILDFESLDQLRKMRPNLGKVTGGLI
- a CDS encoding rod shape-determining protein; its protein translation is MFRFGNKDIGIDLGTANTNVFVDGKGIVLRDPSVVAKDINTGEIVAVGEDARNMIGRTPGSIVAIRPMKNGVIADYDTTAAMMKYYIEKAIGKTTSKPYVMVCVPSGVTEVEKRAVIDATRMAGAKDAFILEEPFAAAVGAGLPVMDPTGSMVVDIGGGTTDVATIALGGIVSSRSIRLAGDSMDDGIIHYIRKKYNLLIGERTAEQIKIEIGCASIEKAAEYGKMDVRGRDLLTGLPQTIEVPAIDVAEAIKEVVDGIVSAVRETLEETPPEISADVIDHGIVLTGGGALLKNMSDVIADETDVPVFVANDPLDCVALGTGESLKHMNLYKKKRNR
- the mreC gene encoding rod shape-determining protein MreC, which gives rise to MNQFFSNKKLIILLVSVIVCLGLIAFSITGNGKTPVVQKFTNDITAITGRVLAKPTNAVVNFIEAVDDLKNTYKENQLLKSKIDRLYETEVELSDLKQDNQKMKEQLELQDTLSNYQKINGTVISRNPDNWIDQVVVDRGSQSGITIGLSVMADNGLIGRVIEVSPTSSKVQLITTLDQNNNRVAASVSSEEGFVHGVINGYDAETNRLIMKQITTDVTLKTGDQVMTSGLGGVSPSSLLIGTVDEVKLDAHGLSQEAYVTPASDLNDIRYVTFIQRTAESGE
- the mreD gene encoding rod shape-determining protein MreD, with the protein product MNEQWKVKVFAPLLIFFGFLMDGLLSGVFSEQLYGGTGVMVPRLIVLIFILMSFYLPRNKMILYAVIFGLLYDSYYVGILGIYVAAFPLIVYITEKLKRVLNPNPIVVGMMVIINLSLLEFILYEFYKVLSFTTLDTSTFMASRLGPTLLLNLVFFILVFYPLKKMILKMIEN
- a CDS encoding cold-shock protein, translated to MEQGTVKWFNAEKGFGFIEREDGDDVFVHFSAIQGEGFKSLEEGQAVTFDVEEGNRGPQAANVNKA